From the Trifolium pratense cultivar HEN17-A07 linkage group LG4, ARS_RC_1.1, whole genome shotgun sequence genome, the window ATTAAGAAAGACCTGGCAGGTCAAAAGGGAATCTGGCCTCTTGATGTGCAGGTAGATGATCATGGTAAAGTGATTACCATTCTTGTCGCAACCTTTTGTAAGGATCGGATCAGCAGTTCAAGCTACATGCAGTATTCTCTTTTGACCATGCAATATAAATCAGGATTAGATGTAGAGAGTACAAATGAGAGGATTTTGGAGAAGAAAGTCCCTATTGAAGTGTTAATCCCAAAAGCTAgagttgaagatgaagattttttgttttcaatgagGCTTCGAATAGGGGGGAAGCCATCAGGATCAACAGTCATAATATCTGGAGATGGAACATCAACTGTCTCCCATTATCATAGAAACGCTACACGTCTCTATCAATTTGATTTACCATATGACGGTGGAAAAGTACTAGATGCTTCAGTGCTTCCTTCTGCAGATGATTATGAAGAAGGTGCATGGGTTGTATTAACAGAGAAAGCAGGAATATGGGTAATACCAGAAAAGGCTGTCGTACTTGGAGGGGTTGAACCACCTGAGCGGAGCTTGTCACGCAAAGGCAGCTCAAATGAAAGATCTGCACAAGAAGAGATAAGGAATCTTACATTTACTGGTAATTTTGCTCCAAGAAGGGCTAGCTCTGAAGCATGGGGCACTGGAGATAGACAAAGGGCCGCTTTCAGTGGGATTACACGTCGAACTGCACAAGATGAAGAATCAGAAGCTTCACTGAATAATTTTTTCAACGAATTTTTGTCATCTGGGCAAGTTGACCGGTCCCTTGAAAAACTAGAAACTTCTGGTTCATTTGAAAGGGATGGAGAAACCAATGTTTTTGTGCGGATGAGCAAATCAATCATTGACACCTTAGCCAAACATTGGACAACAACCAGAGGTGCTGAGATTTTGTCCATGGCCGTTGTTTCCACCCAACTCTTGGAAAAACAACAGAAGCATCAAAAGTTCCTTCACTTTCTTGCCTTATCCAAATGTCACGAGGAGCTGTGTTCCAGGCAGAGTATGGAATTTGTAGTCTATTCTCCAAAAGTTCAtgttttgatttaattttcaaACCACCCCTTTCACAATACTACCATATCCAACTAACTTTTTTGCTTGTGTTTTAAGCCGATTGTTTCATGATGTTTCATGGTTTCattataaaatagaataaatgtGCTACCTAATAATTACCGGCTTATCAGTTTATTACGGATTTCTCAAACGTTAAACTAATCATACTTCTTGGAAACAATTCCTGTGAAGTATGCTGCAaggagtgttttttttttctttttcttttcctctttCGCTGATTgcatatttttataagttgacTTTATACCTAATAGAAGCTAAGTTGTCACCTTTTCTGCCTTCATAGTTTGATTACTGGTATAGAGGATTAATTACCTTCTCCTACTTGCCTCTCACGCgagatttaaaaataatataaactttaTTAGAGAGGAAGGCAGTGGATAAATGAATAAAACAGACTTGAAAGTTGTTGACTAGATGATTTTCTTTTAGACTTCAGATTTTAGATATGCATGTGAATTATGAACTCTGATTGGCATTAGGTTGCGGTTTAATGTGAGAATAATTTATGATTGaacaaaaatgattttgttttctaTGCCTTTTATCAGATTGAAAGAATAAATTAtggttttaaaataaataattataggttcTGGAAACAAGAAAAACATGTAGTCGACAATAGTTAGACATTCTGTaactaaaatatgtttttcaaaTTGACAGGACATGCCTTGCAAATTATCTTGGAACATGGTGAAAAGTTATCTGCAATGATACAGCTGAGGGAACTGCAAAATCTGATTAGCCAGAACCGTTCAACTAGTGTTGGATCCTCAAATTCTAATGTAGATATTCAGATGTCAGGTGCCCTTTGGGACATGATACAGTTAGTTGGTGATAGAGCTCGCCGGAATACTGTCCTCCTGATGGACAGGGATAATGCCGAAGTGTTCTACAGTAAGGTTTCGGATCTTGAAAATTTCTTTCACTGTTTAGATGCAGAGTTGGAATATGTTATAAGACCAGAGCATACGTTTGTAATCCAGATGCAGAGGGCATGTGAGCTCTCAAATGCATGTGTTTCCATAATTAGGACATGCTTTGACTATAAGAATGAGAACCGTTTATGGTATCCACCTCCCGAAGGTTTAACACCTTGGTATTGTCAACCTGTTGTCCGTAAGGGAATATGGAGTGTTGGCTCTGTCTTGCTTCAGTTGTTAAATGATACATCTAGGCTTGATAGAACAGCAAAGTTAGAGTTGTATAATCATTTAGAAGCACTTGCCGAAGTGCTACTTGAGGCCTATTCTGGTGCTGTTACTGCTAAAATTGAGCGTGAAGAAGAACACAAAGGTCTATTAAATGAGTATTGGGAGCGACGAGATGCGCTACTTGAATCTCTTTATCAACAAGTTAAAGAATTTGAAGCTACTTATAAGGTTGTTATTCAATTTTGCTCATCTTATCCTTGTAACCATGGTGTGGAATAAGAGTATATTCTTCAATTAATTACTTTTGCAGGATTCTATTGAAGGAGCTGAAGAGTTGAATGAAGAAGCCACTATGAAGATTACTTCGCATCTGCTATCAATTGCTAAACGGCATGGATGCTACAAAGTTATGTGGACAATATGCTGTGATGTAAATGACTCAGAGTTACTGAGAAATGTTATGGTACGAGTATGATTTCTCCTTGTGTATTGCTTTTGTTTACATTTTTCCAGATATTTGCAGTGATGAATTTCTCAGCGTAGTGGCCCAAAGCTTTTGTTATTAATAGTATTTGTTTCATAGTATTGTAAGGGGGAATTGGATTTCATTGCAAACAAATATCTGCAGCGAGACTGACGTCCATAaggaaacaatatatatatatatatatatatatatatatatatatatatatatatatatatatatatatatattttttacaataagGAAACAATATTAACACTCCTATTCTATAGCTAGAGTTAGCCAATGGTCCTGAAACATCTCTGACCTAACCAGAAACTGCAAAGTGCATCAAACTCACTGAGCTCCACCACATAAATTTCCTTCCTTCTTCCATTTAAACCTTTAAAAATATTGTTGGAAAGAGCTTTTGTATATCAAAAGCCTTACACTGCATTCCCCACCATTACACAATCTAGAAAAGGTGCCTTATTACACGCCTCCTGAAAAGAATCATTTTTATTCAtctaaataagttgtttatacGAGTACCATCTAAAGTAGCAATGTTAAATATAACCTAACCTAAGCCTTCCACACAAGATTGGGCAGTGGAGCAATAGTTTATGGTTTCTATTTGATGGTATTTGAGCGTAAAGATTCTTTATGTACTATTGTTGCCTGTTTTTAAGATGTGTATTCTTGATAGTATTGATGTACTACACTCACAGATGTCTGCTTTCTTCAAATGTTCTTTGCCCTCAATAATGTCCCCGTGGTTTGTGTGCAGCATGAGAGTTTGGGACCTACTGGGGGATTCAGTTACTATGTTTTTAAGAAACTTCACGAAAGCAAACAATTCTCTGAGCTGTTAAGGCTAGGGGAAGAATTTCCAGAAGAGCTGTCTATTTTCCTGAAGGAGCATCCAGATCTTCTTTGGCTTCATGATTTGTTCCTTCACCATTTTTCCTCTGCTTCAGAAACACTTCATGCATTGGCTCTCACACAAAACATGCAGTCTACTACAGTTACTGAAGAGGAAGAACAGGTGGATATGAAGTTGAAACTGTCAGACAGAAAGaatcttttatatatatccAAGATTGCAGCCTTTGCAGGTATGGCTGCTGTGTAGTTTTTCATGCCTTATGCATATTATTTCCTTTCCCTTTAtaccattttttatttctctagATGTTTTCATTCTGTGATAGATATTATTGTGAGATTTTGGGTTGTTTTTATTCTCCCTGTGAATTGAAGTTCATCTCCCTCTTGCACTCTACTATAAGATATTTGGTTATCCGGTAGCCGTTAGGTAGCGCTAGCAATTCTGTTAGTTGCCCAATTAAAGTTATTTAAATTTAGTTAGTCTGAAATAGTTAAGAGAAGTTAGGATATGATGATAGTAGTGTGTGTATTTAATAGGAGGGCAAGCCTCAAGAGATTGAGTGGAATATCCTTGTAGTTCTttagtatatttttataaaaaatgaaaaataaaattggcgGCAGTTCATCCTTCTTTCTTGGAATAAAATACCCGATTCGTATCAATATCATGTGAGGTTTCAGGCTATATGATAATACCAATTATTGCATTGGCATAATGGCAGCAGCATTGCTGTTTCACATTTGCTTATGGTTGGGAATTGTTGGATCACGAAGTGTGTTCTGTGCTGACGTTCTATGTGCTTAATCATGGCCTATTCTGCTTAATAttcatatataaaacaaaattgccACAGTCTTTAAGCATCAACTTATCCTGTGCTTTATGGGTGATCTGTTAGCCACAGCTTTATATTGTGTTAGCATTTAGATCTAGTTTTTAATCACCGGAAAAAGACCGGTGTTTTATTTTAAGACcttcatttttctcatgtaTATGCAATTCAACAATAGATGCCTAATAAAGTGCATTTATGATAAATACTATTACCTTCTCTTGTTCACCAGCTGGTAAAGATGCTGGTACTCAGGATAAGGTGGACCGCATTGAGGCTGATTTGAAGATTCTAAAGTTGCAGGTACATTTGAGTATAATTGAAATTTTCAATTTGggtttgaagatttttttttcttgattgcATTCATCATGATTCATTGTAAAGAATAATCACGAGCCAACTTGGACTATAACGAAACTTGGACTTCATAAATCTGAAGTTTGAGAGCCAACTTGCTATGTTGAAAGAATAATCACGAGCCTCGATGCTAAAATGCCGAGTTTAGAAAGTCCTATAGGTGTTAGGTAACCCTACGTCCCCACCTAATTAGTTGTTACTCAATAAGGTAGTTCGTAGGGAATAATTAGGTCGAGTTAGACGGTGAGGCTGTGATGTATATGAAGAAGAAGGGATTGGAGGAAAGCCATCCTCTCATTTGCAGAAGTACTGGGGACTTCGGACATAAGTTTACAAATCCTCGAAGTTGTACAAACTAAACAGTAATTATTAGGACATCATCCCTAAATTTCTAAAGGTGCTAGTGACACTCACTCTAACATTCTCTTTCTAACAATTTCTCTTTTATTGGATGAAAATCATGTAGATCACTCCACTTTATGTGGGACCATTCCCAAAATGGTGGGACTTACTCCCTTTGGTCTCGAATACAATCaacaaaagttttattttgtgatcttaaatataagcaaatattaaCTTCTTATATCATATTTAATGCTATTATTCCTAAATTACCCTTTaatcaatttaaattttattttgaaataaaccATTTATACTCATGGAAGAAGTCCCCAAGAGGAGCAATTTggaaaatataattacttatttgattactttaagaaaataaaatgacacTAACTACGTTTCTTAACAGGTGTTAGAGTGAGTGTTGTTGCTAGCACTCTTCATTTTCTAATAGTATGTCAGGTTCTTATCAATTGGTATTAATTCTTAATACACGTTTTGCAAATAAATTGTCTGCCTAATGGAAGTTGAAGTTTTGTCATCTGAAATCAGTATTTGCTTTGGTTCATGAGAACTTGCAGAACCATGCATTGATATATAAGCCTTTTCACATCCTTGTAAGAATCCTTTTGATATGTTTTTCACTAATACACTAAGCCTGCAGGAGGAAGTAATGAAACGTCTTGCTTCTATTGAAGATAAGCAACTTGTGGATGATCAGCTGCTGCATCCAGAGGACTTGATTAAATTGTGTTTAGAAGGTGAAGACCCAGAGCTCTCATTGTGGACCTTTGATGTGTTTGCATGGACCAGTTCCTCATTTCGCAAGAACCACAGAAAACTTTTGGAGGATTGCTGGAAGAAGGCTGCCAGTCAGGATGATTGGAGTAAATTCCATGATGCATACATGATTGAAGGATGGAGTGATGAGGAAACTCTACAGAACTTGAAAAATACTGCACTTTTCCAGGCTTCAAGCAGGTGTTATGCACTCCAAAGTGTAACTTTTGAAGAAGGGTTTGATCAAGTATTGCCCTTGAGACAAGAAAACATGGAGACTTCAACTTTGGGGGATATGAGCTCTTCAGTTGAAACAATATTAATGCAGCACAAAGATTTTCCAGTTGCTGGCAAGCTGATGCTAATGGCAGTCATGTTAGGTAGCGAGCATAGTGGCGATAACAGAATAGAAGAAGGGCCTTCCCCTATGGAATAGTGTGGCCAAAGATCATCTCTAACTGTAATACAAGCTGATACAGGTTTTGTGCTATCATGACATGTGAAATGCAGGTTTTGTGTTCATTCCTCTATTCTATTATTACATTCACATTTATGCCAGTATCAAAAGTCAAGAGAAATGGTTAAATATAAAAAGCAATGTTTCTTGTGCACCATTTTAACACACCATTACTTACACATAATGTTGAAATGAAGCAGTGTGAACTGAAACATGGCTTACTATTTGTGTTCAAATGAGGTGATGCTTCACTTCTGTATCATATGCCGAGTTAAAATGCCGATGTTGAAAAAATTGCCTCAT encodes:
- the LOC123921065 gene encoding nuclear pore complex protein NUP133-like; protein product: MFSCGTKKKNNARDQFRTPTVLDSPVTPSPHRRSPFNDNNAIPNRPLTGTPAPWTPRLSVLARVPQVNRNGKEDNNDDDPIKPVFVSEFPQLVCDEQATTLHKRIPLEECGGSGGIDKSTSLAWIICGSKVFLWSYLSPASSMNCVVLEIPFNRDVANYDAGSWLVSVVNCDSSSFGSNRVAKHVAVVLCNRKTRAVIYWPDIYSHSGTFTSLASPDELEAAGEKTPSKRQTRQSKQETDLNGLNVFNSVIASAVPGCSMACVALACSSSGELWQFECSPTGIRRRKVYEITSHLPLKGGDLGKLVSNKGYPRSLTWRFPDHSSKESHRQFLVLTDCEIQCFRVEFSSGMHVSRLWSQEIVGTDAELGIKKDLAGQKGIWPLDVQVDDHGKVITILVATFCKDRISSSSYMQYSLLTMQYKSGLDVESTNERILEKKVPIEVLIPKARVEDEDFLFSMRLRIGGKPSGSTVIISGDGTSTVSHYHRNATRLYQFDLPYDGGKVLDASVLPSADDYEEGAWVVLTEKAGIWVIPEKAVVLGGVEPPERSLSRKGSSNERSAQEEIRNLTFTGNFAPRRASSEAWGTGDRQRAAFSGITRRTAQDEESEASLNNFFNEFLSSGQVDRSLEKLETSGSFERDGETNVFVRMSKSIIDTLAKHWTTTRGAEILSMAVVSTQLLEKQQKHQKFLHFLALSKCHEELCSRQRHALQIILEHGEKLSAMIQLRELQNLISQNRSTSVGSSNSNVDIQMSGALWDMIQLVGDRARRNTVLLMDRDNAEVFYSKVSDLENFFHCLDAELEYVIRPEHTFVIQMQRACELSNACVSIIRTCFDYKNENRLWYPPPEGLTPWYCQPVVRKGIWSVGSVLLQLLNDTSRLDRTAKLELYNHLEALAEVLLEAYSGAVTAKIEREEEHKGLLNEYWERRDALLESLYQQVKEFEATYKDSIEGAEELNEEATMKITSHLLSIAKRHGCYKVMWTICCDVNDSELLRNVMHESLGPTGGFSYYVFKKLHESKQFSELLRLGEEFPEELSIFLKEHPDLLWLHDLFLHHFSSASETLHALALTQNMQSTTVTEEEEQVDMKLKLSDRKNLLYISKIAAFAAGKDAGTQDKVDRIEADLKILKLQEEVMKRLASIEDKQLVDDQLLHPEDLIKLCLEGEDPELSLWTFDVFAWTSSSFRKNHRKLLEDCWKKAASQDDWSKFHDAYMIEGWSDEETLQNLKNTALFQASSRCYALQSVTFEEGFDQVLPLRQENMETSTLGDMSSSVETILMQHKDFPVAGKLMLMAVMLGSEHSGDNRIEEGPSPME